Proteins encoded within one genomic window of Apis mellifera strain DH4 linkage group LG1, Amel_HAv3.1, whole genome shotgun sequence:
- the LOC726541 gene encoding protein phosphatase 1 regulatory subunit 12A isoform X7 translates to MSLESRSSSALFKRAEQLKRWEQSETNREPTQPRQIARKIKFSADCVFLAACAAGDKEEVVRLLQKGADINTGNVDGLTALHQACINDDLDMVEFLVEKGADINCGDNEGWTPLHATASCGFISIAKYLIEKGCNLAAVNYDGQLALDIAESVEMEDMLQQHISKAGIDCDQARSEEERSMLNDARAWQSGVAGKDSIHPKSGATALHVAAAKGYIDVMEILLQARCDVNAQDFDGWTPLHAAAHWGQLEACELLVENFCNMDIKNYADQTAFDIADTNILSALEELKAKQQLWMKDHPQIINKKQSTVPKKRISTNNENTITTQESVETFEEETPNKVKKVELEIQSDKEDSSGTNSDVAICISCNNAAWTEATRETDMEESDGEGESETSSDSHSSTYSNQSDKSNESNHSPCLTDDEKKNRANREETSSRNTSSTIDTNKVPNQAPIMPPKQQTDNEEGIIPSWRRSGSFRNRVQNTETTHTLSSRLEEKDKNIKSPTMSNKLNTEPDVVLTRTHSFETDEKRKEAKLNLELSRLPQGSNTLSPTSTSKTIVSSTLPTTTTATTTATTTTTTSPIPTNQIRSVQPVEATTTNNSVAVPGTPTTPGGSKLSPGNIFKNFFKSFVPPVRDEESETQRKAHAKRVRETRRSTQGVTLDEIKSAEQLVKKKQQNNEISSTISSTQSATTTSNTASITATITTATPTTVTTNKPSEELNLPERRPSWRLKVDNGSKFQLEDANNRTTTLSNPDTATYMRRPSAGSNVPRPSSAPIETIATSSAETTVTLPLRRSLKQSEDKGICTDKEQDKENDSRNAQATQAVIQRRRRPKRRSTGVVHVDMDEIDPEKQDLTAGGDCDESKINHNESGNDRTGRSNRLGSISSLSSEAPSMSVRIKSTTSENGELDYKKLYEESQAENERLKEKLRRSDEQLKETRNLLDKAQSAQNKTVLSEAEKRERRAMERKLSEMEEELKQLQKLKAENERLKAENRALTRVVSKLTNTTK, encoded by the exons ATGTCTCTCGAGAGTCGTTCGAGTTCAGCCCTATTTAAAAGGGCTGAACAGCTCAAACGCTGGGAACAGTCCGAAACAAATCGCGAACCGACTCAACCACGTCAGATTGCACGGAAGATTAAATTCTCTGCGGATTGTGTGTTTCTGGCAGCATGCGCGGCAGGCGACAAGGAGGAGGTCGTACGTTTACTTCAAAAGGGGGCGGATATCAACACCGGAAATGTTGACGGTCTTACAGCATTACATCAA gCATGTATCAATGATGATCTGGATATGGTCGAATTTTTAGTGGAAAAAGGAGCTGATATCAATTGTGGAGATAATGAAGGATGGACACCATTGCATGCAACTGCATCTTGTGGATTTATATCTATTGCTAA atatttaatagaaaaaggaTGTAATTTGGCAGCAGTTAATTATGATGGTCAATTGGCTCTTGATATTGCTGAAAGTGTTGAAATGGAAGATATGCTGCAACAACATATAAGTAAAGCTG GTATAGATTGTGATCAAGCTAGAAGTGAAGAAGAAAGATCAATGTTAAATGATGCCAGAGCATGGCAATCAGGAGTAGCTGGTAAGGATTCAATCCATCCTAAATCAGGAGCTACTGCTCTTCATGTTGCTGCTGCTAAAGGTTACATTGATGTCATGGA AATATTACTTCAAGCAAGATGTGATGTTAATGCTCAAGATTTTGATGGTTGGACACCTTTACATGCTGCAGCACATTGGGGACAATTAGAAGCTTGTGAACTTTTAGTGGAAAACTTTTGTAATATGGACATTAAGAATTATGCT GATCAAACTGCATTTGATATTGctgatacaaatatattatcagcCCTGGAGGAATTAAAAGCAAAGCAACAGTTGTGGATGAAAGACCAtccacaaattattaataaaaaacaatcaaCTGTACCAAAGAAACg tatatcaacaaataatgaaaatactaTAACCACACAAGAATCTGTAGAAACatttgaagaagaaacaccaaataaagttaaaaaggtTGAATTAGAAATTCAATCTGATAAAGAAGATTCTAGTGGAACAAATAGCGACGTTG CAATTTGTATTTCTTGTAACAATGCTGCATGGACAGAAGCGACACGTGAAACAGATATGGAAGAGAGTGATGGTGAAGGTGAATCTGAGACTAGCTCAGACTCACATTCTTCCACTTACTCCAATCAATCTGATAAGTCTAACGAATCAAACCACTCTCCATGTCTTACAGATGATG aaaagaaaaatagagcaAACAGAGAGGAAACATCATCACGTAACACTTCATCAACTATTGATACTAATAAAGTTCCTAATCAG gCTCCAATAATGCCTCCAAAACAACAGACTGATAATGAAGAAGGAATTATACCATCTTGGCGACGATCTGGTTCTTTTAGAAATAGGGTACAAAATACAGAGACAACTCACACTTTATCTTCTA gacttgaagaaaaagataaaaatattaagtcaCCAACCATGTCAAATAAACTTAATACAGAACCTGATGTTGTATTAACAAGAACACATAGTTTTGAAACAGATGAAAA aagaaaagaagcaaaattaaatttggaacTCTCAAGACTGCCACAAGGAAGCAATACACTTTCACCAACATCTACATCAAAAACAATAGTGTCAAGTACACTGCCAACTACAACTACAGCTACTACAACTGCCACAACAACAACTACTACAAGTCCTATTCCAACTAATCAAATACGCAG TGTTCAACCAGTGGAAGCTACAACCACAAACAATTCAGTAGCAGTTCCTGGAACTCCCACTACACCAGGAGGGAGCAAGCTAAGTCCAGGAAATATCTTCAAGAATTTCTTCAA ATCATTTGTTCCTCCTGTTCGTGATGAGGAAAGTGAAACACAGAGAAAAGCACATGCAAAGAGAGTAAGAGAAACTCGACGTTCAACTCAAGGAGTAACattagatgaaattaaaagtgCAGAACaattagtaaaaaagaaacaacaaaataatgaaatttcttccaCAATATCTTCTACACAG TCTGCAACCACTACCAGCAATACAGCCTCAATTACAGCTACAATAACAACAGCAACTCCTACTACTGTAACTACAAATAAACCTTCTGAAGAACTTAATTTACCTGAAAGACGACCTTCTTGGAGGTTAAAAGTGGATAATGGAAGCAAG ttTCAGTTAGAAGATGCTAATAATAGAACTACTACATTATCTAATCCAGATACTGCTACATATATGAGAAGACCTTCTGCAGGTTCTAATGTACCAAGACCATCATCAGCTCCAATTGAAACTATCGCAACGAGTAGTGCAGAAACAACGGTGACATTACCACTTAGACGATCGTTAAAACAATCTGAAGATAAAGGTATATGCACAGATAaag aacaagataaagaaaatgatagtAGAAATGCACAAGCTACACAAGCTGTTATACAAAGGAGACGAAGACCTAAAAGGAGATCTACTGGTGTTGTTCATGTTGATATGGAt gaaATTGATCCTGAAAAGCAAGACTTAACTGCTGGTGGTGATTGTGATGAATCTAAAATCAATCACAATGAg agTGGAAACGATCGTACTGGAAGATCTAATAGATTAGGATctatatcatcattatcatcagaAGCACCTTCTATGTCAGTTAGAATAAAATCTACTACTTCTGAAAATGGCGAactagattataaaaaattgtatgaagAATCTCAAGCAGAAAATGAAAGACTCAAAGAAAAGCTTAGGCGATCAGATgaacaattaaaagaaactaGAAATTTATTGGATAAAGCACAAAGTGCTCAAAATAAAACAGTCCTATCTGAAgctgaaaaaagagaaaggagagcAATGGAAAGGAAACTCTcagaaatggaagaagaattaaag CAATTACAAAAACTCAAAGCTGAAAATGAGAGATTGAAAGCCGAAAATCGGGCACTTACCCGCGTCGTATCCAAACTCACCAATACTACTAAATAG
- the LOC726541 gene encoding protein phosphatase 1 regulatory subunit 12A isoform X9 codes for MSLESRSSSALFKRAEQLKRWEQSETNREPTQPRQIARKIKFSADCVFLAACAAGDKEEVVRLLQKGADINTGNVDGLTALHQACINDDLDMVEFLVEKGADINCGDNEGWTPLHATASCGFISIAKYLIEKGCNLAAVNYDGQLALDIAESVEMEDMLQQHISKAGIDCDQARSEEERSMLNDARAWQSGVAGKDSIHPKSGATALHVAAAKGYIDVMEILLQARCDVNAQDFDGWTPLHAAAHWGQLEACELLVENFCNMDIKNYADQTAFDIADTNILSALEELKAKQQLWMKDHPQIINKKQSTVPKKRISTNNENTITTQESVETFEEETPNKVKKVELEIQSDKEDSSGTNSDVEKKNRANREETSSRNTSSTIDTNKVPNQAPIMPPKQQTDNEEGIIPSWRRSGSFRNRVQNTETTHTLSSRLEEKDKNIKSPTMSNKLNTEPDVVLTRTHSFETDEKFYEQYLALRARIKAFSCPTLHCCNAATPTYTNTTTRSASLRETHRRKEAKLNLELSRLPQGSNTLSPTSTSKTIVSSTLPTTTTATTTATTTTTTSPIPTNQIRSVQPVEATTTNNSVAVPGTPTTPGGSKLSPGNIFKNFFKSFVPPVRDEESETQRKAHAKRVRETRRSTQGVTLDEIKSAEQLVKKKQQNNEISSTISSTQSATTTSNTASITATITTATPTTVTTNKPSEELNLPERRPSWRLKVDNGSKFQLEDANNRTTTLSNPDTATYMRRPSAGSNVPRPSSAPIETIATSSAETTVTLPLRRSLKQSEDKGICTDKEQDKENDSRNAQATQAVIQRRRRPKRRSTGVVHVDMDEIDPEKQDLTAGGDCDESKINHNESGNDRTGRSNRLGSISSLSSEAPSMSVRIKSTTSENGELDYKKLYEESQAENERLKEKLRRSDEQLKETRNLLDKAQSAQNKTVLSEAEKRERRAMERKLSEMEEELKQLQKLKAENERLKAENRALTRVVSKLTNTTK; via the exons ATGTCTCTCGAGAGTCGTTCGAGTTCAGCCCTATTTAAAAGGGCTGAACAGCTCAAACGCTGGGAACAGTCCGAAACAAATCGCGAACCGACTCAACCACGTCAGATTGCACGGAAGATTAAATTCTCTGCGGATTGTGTGTTTCTGGCAGCATGCGCGGCAGGCGACAAGGAGGAGGTCGTACGTTTACTTCAAAAGGGGGCGGATATCAACACCGGAAATGTTGACGGTCTTACAGCATTACATCAA gCATGTATCAATGATGATCTGGATATGGTCGAATTTTTAGTGGAAAAAGGAGCTGATATCAATTGTGGAGATAATGAAGGATGGACACCATTGCATGCAACTGCATCTTGTGGATTTATATCTATTGCTAA atatttaatagaaaaaggaTGTAATTTGGCAGCAGTTAATTATGATGGTCAATTGGCTCTTGATATTGCTGAAAGTGTTGAAATGGAAGATATGCTGCAACAACATATAAGTAAAGCTG GTATAGATTGTGATCAAGCTAGAAGTGAAGAAGAAAGATCAATGTTAAATGATGCCAGAGCATGGCAATCAGGAGTAGCTGGTAAGGATTCAATCCATCCTAAATCAGGAGCTACTGCTCTTCATGTTGCTGCTGCTAAAGGTTACATTGATGTCATGGA AATATTACTTCAAGCAAGATGTGATGTTAATGCTCAAGATTTTGATGGTTGGACACCTTTACATGCTGCAGCACATTGGGGACAATTAGAAGCTTGTGAACTTTTAGTGGAAAACTTTTGTAATATGGACATTAAGAATTATGCT GATCAAACTGCATTTGATATTGctgatacaaatatattatcagcCCTGGAGGAATTAAAAGCAAAGCAACAGTTGTGGATGAAAGACCAtccacaaattattaataaaaaacaatcaaCTGTACCAAAGAAACg tatatcaacaaataatgaaaatactaTAACCACACAAGAATCTGTAGAAACatttgaagaagaaacaccaaataaagttaaaaaggtTGAATTAGAAATTCAATCTGATAAAGAAGATTCTAGTGGAACAAATAGCGACGTTG aaaagaaaaatagagcaAACAGAGAGGAAACATCATCACGTAACACTTCATCAACTATTGATACTAATAAAGTTCCTAATCAG gCTCCAATAATGCCTCCAAAACAACAGACTGATAATGAAGAAGGAATTATACCATCTTGGCGACGATCTGGTTCTTTTAGAAATAGGGTACAAAATACAGAGACAACTCACACTTTATCTTCTA gacttgaagaaaaagataaaaatattaagtcaCCAACCATGTCAAATAAACTTAATACAGAACCTGATGTTGTATTAACAAGAACACATAGTTTTGAAACAGATGAAAA GTTTTATGAGCAGTACTTGGCATTACGAGCTCGAATCAAGGCGTTTTCTTGTCCTACTCTCCATTGCTGCAACGCAGCTACTCCTACTTACACCAATACTACGACCCGTTCTGCATCTCTACGCGAAACCCACAG aagaaaagaagcaaaattaaatttggaacTCTCAAGACTGCCACAAGGAAGCAATACACTTTCACCAACATCTACATCAAAAACAATAGTGTCAAGTACACTGCCAACTACAACTACAGCTACTACAACTGCCACAACAACAACTACTACAAGTCCTATTCCAACTAATCAAATACGCAG TGTTCAACCAGTGGAAGCTACAACCACAAACAATTCAGTAGCAGTTCCTGGAACTCCCACTACACCAGGAGGGAGCAAGCTAAGTCCAGGAAATATCTTCAAGAATTTCTTCAA ATCATTTGTTCCTCCTGTTCGTGATGAGGAAAGTGAAACACAGAGAAAAGCACATGCAAAGAGAGTAAGAGAAACTCGACGTTCAACTCAAGGAGTAACattagatgaaattaaaagtgCAGAACaattagtaaaaaagaaacaacaaaataatgaaatttcttccaCAATATCTTCTACACAG TCTGCAACCACTACCAGCAATACAGCCTCAATTACAGCTACAATAACAACAGCAACTCCTACTACTGTAACTACAAATAAACCTTCTGAAGAACTTAATTTACCTGAAAGACGACCTTCTTGGAGGTTAAAAGTGGATAATGGAAGCAAG ttTCAGTTAGAAGATGCTAATAATAGAACTACTACATTATCTAATCCAGATACTGCTACATATATGAGAAGACCTTCTGCAGGTTCTAATGTACCAAGACCATCATCAGCTCCAATTGAAACTATCGCAACGAGTAGTGCAGAAACAACGGTGACATTACCACTTAGACGATCGTTAAAACAATCTGAAGATAAAGGTATATGCACAGATAaag aacaagataaagaaaatgatagtAGAAATGCACAAGCTACACAAGCTGTTATACAAAGGAGACGAAGACCTAAAAGGAGATCTACTGGTGTTGTTCATGTTGATATGGAt gaaATTGATCCTGAAAAGCAAGACTTAACTGCTGGTGGTGATTGTGATGAATCTAAAATCAATCACAATGAg agTGGAAACGATCGTACTGGAAGATCTAATAGATTAGGATctatatcatcattatcatcagaAGCACCTTCTATGTCAGTTAGAATAAAATCTACTACTTCTGAAAATGGCGAactagattataaaaaattgtatgaagAATCTCAAGCAGAAAATGAAAGACTCAAAGAAAAGCTTAGGCGATCAGATgaacaattaaaagaaactaGAAATTTATTGGATAAAGCACAAAGTGCTCAAAATAAAACAGTCCTATCTGAAgctgaaaaaagagaaaggagagcAATGGAAAGGAAACTCTcagaaatggaagaagaattaaag CAATTACAAAAACTCAAAGCTGAAAATGAGAGATTGAAAGCCGAAAATCGGGCACTTACCCGCGTCGTATCCAAACTCACCAATACTACTAAATAG
- the LOC726541 gene encoding protein phosphatase 1 regulatory subunit 12A isoform X4 — MSLESRSSSALFKRAEQLKRWEQSETNREPTQPRQIARKIKFSADCVFLAACAAGDKEEVVRLLQKGADINTGNVDGLTALHQACINDDLDMVEFLVEKGADINCGDNEGWTPLHATASCGFISIAKYLIEKGCNLAAVNYDGQLALDIAESVEMEDMLQQHISKAGIDCDQARSEEERSMLNDARAWQSGVAGKDSIHPKSGATALHVAAAKGYIDVMEILLQARCDVNAQDFDGWTPLHAAAHWGQLEACELLVENFCNMDIKNYADQTAFDIADTNILSALEELKAKQQLWMKDHPQIINKKQSTVPKKRISTNNENTITTQESVETFEEETPNKVKKVELEIQSDKEDSSGTNSDVEATRETDMEESDGEGESETSSDSHSSTYSNQSDKSNESNHSPCLTDDEKKNRANREETSSRNTSSTIDTNKVPNQAPIMPPKQQTDNEEGIIPSWRRSGSFRNRVQNTETTHTLSSRLEEKDKNIKSPTMSNKLNTEPDVVLTRTHSFETDEKFYEQYLALRARIKAFSCPTLHCCNAATPTYTNTTTRSASLRETHRRKEAKLNLELSRLPQGSNTLSPTSTSKTIVSSTLPTTTTATTTATTTTTTSPIPTNQIRSVQPVEATTTNNSVAVPGTPTTPGGSKLSPGNIFKNFFKSFVPPVRDEESETQRKAHAKRVRETRRSTQGVTLDEIKSAEQLVKKKQQNNEISSTISSTQSATTTSNTASITATITTATPTTVTTNKPSEELNLPERRPSWRLKVDNGSKFQLEDANNRTTTLSNPDTATYMRRPSAGSNVPRPSSAPIETIATSSAETTVTLPLRRSLKQSEDKGICTDKEQDKENDSRNAQATQAVIQRRRRPKRRSTGVVHVDMDEIDPEKQDLTAGGDCDESKINHNESGNDRTGRSNRLGSISSLSSEAPSMSVRIKSTTSENGELDYKKLYEESQAENERLKEKLRRSDEQLKETRNLLDKAQSAQNKTVLSEAEKRERRAMERKLSEMEEELKQLQKLKAENERLKAENRALTRVVSKLTNTTK, encoded by the exons ATGTCTCTCGAGAGTCGTTCGAGTTCAGCCCTATTTAAAAGGGCTGAACAGCTCAAACGCTGGGAACAGTCCGAAACAAATCGCGAACCGACTCAACCACGTCAGATTGCACGGAAGATTAAATTCTCTGCGGATTGTGTGTTTCTGGCAGCATGCGCGGCAGGCGACAAGGAGGAGGTCGTACGTTTACTTCAAAAGGGGGCGGATATCAACACCGGAAATGTTGACGGTCTTACAGCATTACATCAA gCATGTATCAATGATGATCTGGATATGGTCGAATTTTTAGTGGAAAAAGGAGCTGATATCAATTGTGGAGATAATGAAGGATGGACACCATTGCATGCAACTGCATCTTGTGGATTTATATCTATTGCTAA atatttaatagaaaaaggaTGTAATTTGGCAGCAGTTAATTATGATGGTCAATTGGCTCTTGATATTGCTGAAAGTGTTGAAATGGAAGATATGCTGCAACAACATATAAGTAAAGCTG GTATAGATTGTGATCAAGCTAGAAGTGAAGAAGAAAGATCAATGTTAAATGATGCCAGAGCATGGCAATCAGGAGTAGCTGGTAAGGATTCAATCCATCCTAAATCAGGAGCTACTGCTCTTCATGTTGCTGCTGCTAAAGGTTACATTGATGTCATGGA AATATTACTTCAAGCAAGATGTGATGTTAATGCTCAAGATTTTGATGGTTGGACACCTTTACATGCTGCAGCACATTGGGGACAATTAGAAGCTTGTGAACTTTTAGTGGAAAACTTTTGTAATATGGACATTAAGAATTATGCT GATCAAACTGCATTTGATATTGctgatacaaatatattatcagcCCTGGAGGAATTAAAAGCAAAGCAACAGTTGTGGATGAAAGACCAtccacaaattattaataaaaaacaatcaaCTGTACCAAAGAAACg tatatcaacaaataatgaaaatactaTAACCACACAAGAATCTGTAGAAACatttgaagaagaaacaccaaataaagttaaaaaggtTGAATTAGAAATTCAATCTGATAAAGAAGATTCTAGTGGAACAAATAGCGACGTTG AAGCGACACGTGAAACAGATATGGAAGAGAGTGATGGTGAAGGTGAATCTGAGACTAGCTCAGACTCACATTCTTCCACTTACTCCAATCAATCTGATAAGTCTAACGAATCAAACCACTCTCCATGTCTTACAGATGATG aaaagaaaaatagagcaAACAGAGAGGAAACATCATCACGTAACACTTCATCAACTATTGATACTAATAAAGTTCCTAATCAG gCTCCAATAATGCCTCCAAAACAACAGACTGATAATGAAGAAGGAATTATACCATCTTGGCGACGATCTGGTTCTTTTAGAAATAGGGTACAAAATACAGAGACAACTCACACTTTATCTTCTA gacttgaagaaaaagataaaaatattaagtcaCCAACCATGTCAAATAAACTTAATACAGAACCTGATGTTGTATTAACAAGAACACATAGTTTTGAAACAGATGAAAA GTTTTATGAGCAGTACTTGGCATTACGAGCTCGAATCAAGGCGTTTTCTTGTCCTACTCTCCATTGCTGCAACGCAGCTACTCCTACTTACACCAATACTACGACCCGTTCTGCATCTCTACGCGAAACCCACAG aagaaaagaagcaaaattaaatttggaacTCTCAAGACTGCCACAAGGAAGCAATACACTTTCACCAACATCTACATCAAAAACAATAGTGTCAAGTACACTGCCAACTACAACTACAGCTACTACAACTGCCACAACAACAACTACTACAAGTCCTATTCCAACTAATCAAATACGCAG TGTTCAACCAGTGGAAGCTACAACCACAAACAATTCAGTAGCAGTTCCTGGAACTCCCACTACACCAGGAGGGAGCAAGCTAAGTCCAGGAAATATCTTCAAGAATTTCTTCAA ATCATTTGTTCCTCCTGTTCGTGATGAGGAAAGTGAAACACAGAGAAAAGCACATGCAAAGAGAGTAAGAGAAACTCGACGTTCAACTCAAGGAGTAACattagatgaaattaaaagtgCAGAACaattagtaaaaaagaaacaacaaaataatgaaatttcttccaCAATATCTTCTACACAG TCTGCAACCACTACCAGCAATACAGCCTCAATTACAGCTACAATAACAACAGCAACTCCTACTACTGTAACTACAAATAAACCTTCTGAAGAACTTAATTTACCTGAAAGACGACCTTCTTGGAGGTTAAAAGTGGATAATGGAAGCAAG ttTCAGTTAGAAGATGCTAATAATAGAACTACTACATTATCTAATCCAGATACTGCTACATATATGAGAAGACCTTCTGCAGGTTCTAATGTACCAAGACCATCATCAGCTCCAATTGAAACTATCGCAACGAGTAGTGCAGAAACAACGGTGACATTACCACTTAGACGATCGTTAAAACAATCTGAAGATAAAGGTATATGCACAGATAaag aacaagataaagaaaatgatagtAGAAATGCACAAGCTACACAAGCTGTTATACAAAGGAGACGAAGACCTAAAAGGAGATCTACTGGTGTTGTTCATGTTGATATGGAt gaaATTGATCCTGAAAAGCAAGACTTAACTGCTGGTGGTGATTGTGATGAATCTAAAATCAATCACAATGAg agTGGAAACGATCGTACTGGAAGATCTAATAGATTAGGATctatatcatcattatcatcagaAGCACCTTCTATGTCAGTTAGAATAAAATCTACTACTTCTGAAAATGGCGAactagattataaaaaattgtatgaagAATCTCAAGCAGAAAATGAAAGACTCAAAGAAAAGCTTAGGCGATCAGATgaacaattaaaagaaactaGAAATTTATTGGATAAAGCACAAAGTGCTCAAAATAAAACAGTCCTATCTGAAgctgaaaaaagagaaaggagagcAATGGAAAGGAAACTCTcagaaatggaagaagaattaaag CAATTACAAAAACTCAAAGCTGAAAATGAGAGATTGAAAGCCGAAAATCGGGCACTTACCCGCGTCGTATCCAAACTCACCAATACTACTAAATAG